AAAAAATTACACTCCAAATATGTGTATGCACATCGCATCATAAATTAAATCCATAGCTCAAGGACAAACCTGAGTAGCTGCAAAAACCGGACACCAACCTTCTGCAAGGAGACATTTCCTCGTGACATTAATGCTTAGCATATTTAGAGTGTAGTAAATGGATTTTTCCTTCTTCAACTATCAATTAAAATTTAAGGAAATGTCATCTTCAAAATGAAACATAATGCAGAAGCTTAGATgcaaaactaaaaagaaaaacatatatCACAAAGCCTATGCAATatgcatattttttttataaaaactaTGCATGTCTTTTATCAATAAGGAAAATACTAGCAACATATCCTGTTTTACAATATTTTTAGCAAATCTTTTATTATTAAGTGGAATTCATATGTATCTTACTAAATAAGAAGTGGCCAACATTAATTTAATGAAACTAACATGAACTTTATCTGTTAAAAAGAGAATGATAGGAGTTTTATTCCTAGCAATCTTCTAACAAATTGATAATCCTTAGAAATGCTAAATCGAAAAGGACAAACAAACCAGAATGCTCCACTGCTCAAATTGATTTCCAATTGTCTGCAACAAAGTGCTCCGGTGAAGCATACCTACATCAATGGTTGCCTTTAATTCTTCAAGTTTTACTGACACCTAGCAAGTTCAAAATATACAATAATTAATCTCAGTGGCTCATCAACTTTCAGTCTTTCATGCTATTAAGAACAACTAGTAGGGGCAAACTAGACCGAGTATTATTGGTATTTCAAATAAAACCATGGGACTGATTCAATGCTTTTATAGTAACAATGGTAAGTAAACACTCATTTGAGCGTAGACACCCAAAATTGTAGAATTTAACAAGAAGTAATCCCGAAGAAGCAACCTAAGGCATTTAGTTAACAGCAATTGAAACCTAAGCAAATACCTACAAGAAATTTACGTCTACCTCTGTTATCAGCTGAAATTGTTTACTCAAGTCATCTGAGAAAGGATAACGATTTGCTCCAAAAGCATCACATATCTTTTGAATTTTACTTTTAACTCCTTCTCCAGAATAAAATACGACAAAGACATTTTTATGAACCTGTAAAAGGGGAGGTTATGAGATTATCAGTGAAAAAGACTAAGAAAGTAGAACTGAGCAGTAACAATAAAGAGTAAATTGctagaataagaaaaaaaagtacTCATTCATTTCCTAAAACTTACAGCTTATTCAGATTGGCAAATGATAAAATGAGGAAATGTGATGATCTAGTGTGCATACTATATATCTTAACTTCTAAAAGATATTAAACCATTAAAGATTTATAGTTACAACTTTAGAATAAGTTACCTTGTCTCCTGACATAGGATCAAGAACAGGATGTTCAATCACAGCCTGCTTGAGAAAAACGTTTCCCCTAGTAGCACGAAATAAAATTCTTTCGAAAGGAATTGATTTTTCTCTAGGAACAAGACCACTGACAAACCCCAGTTTGATCTGCTTTGACGCATATGTTGTCTCCTGTAGAACATAAATTTGGTTAGCGTCATCACTCATCAACAGAAGAAATATAACAAACTGTAAAAGAGTAATAAAACCAGAACTACAAAGCTGGAGCTTATACTTGTTCCAGTAATAATGGGCTATCAATAGATCCCTCAACAATTGTCTGGACTTCAAGACCCCTCTGGTGAGCTACAGCACTATTTTGTGCCTTAGAGAAAAACTCACCGACCTATAATGATAAACCAAGCTATAGTATGATTAGAGTTGATACATGATTTAAATCTTCGAAGAAGTTTACATCTGTACTAGAAATAGGTACCCAGTGAGACCTTAAAATCATAATATAGAAACGACAAAATGATTATACACTTTCATTTAAACACAAATAAGATTAACAATAAAGTAAATCTAGCTCGTATCAGATGAGGTGGTTGTAAACTTGTAATTACGACCTTAGCAAATCATACCTTTTCCAGAACAAGCTTATACTCGAATAGCTCATTGTAAGCGTGCTGCAACTTCTCATTGTTTCCATTAATCTCGAGTAGCTCAGCTTCAAGTTCTGCAAGTTTACCCTAGCGATACAGAAAAGTTTCATTACATAGCACTGCATTCTTAAACAAAAGAGCGTGTGATAAAAATTTCAGCGCAGGCAACAACCTCCAAACTATCCAAATCTACATAACCGTCTCTTGTTGACCGAGTTGGTGAGGGTGAAACACCTGCCTTCGTCATTTGTTCCTTGAATAACCGAAGCGTGCGTGCCATTTCCCCACATCTTTTCATCTAAATGGTAAAATGGTAAGTGTTCCAGTCAATTCTGTAAAACTTGACAGAGTAGAAAATGCAGACACAGGTTTTTCGCAACGTTAAAAAGGCGACGAGCGGCAGAAGCTGGATTACTTAGCAACATTGACATGTCCAATGTTGCATGAACCTAGCGCTCAATGTTGCCCAAAAGACAAGATACTATTTATCACTGTGCCTCGCCTAATCTACTTATAAATTATCTCATGTGCTTATATATCATTGTATCAACATTCAACATAGCATAAGAAATCAAATTTTCATCCTAAGATCACCAGCACAAAACATTGAAGATCTAAAacagaaacagataaataaaattCTAGATGTTTTCTTCAATAAAATTGAATCGTAGAAACTGATTACAATAAGCTGAAGTAGAACAACAACACGCAACGCAGCATAGTTCCAATTAAGCAGGAAAAAGAAATGCGAGAGGATGCACCTGAGCAGCGTAAGTCCGTTGAAAAGGGCTTTTATCTGCATTCATCTGGAGAATTGATTTCAACAAGATTCATCAATACAGGAAATGAATTACATTCAAACAGATGaagaaatcaaatcaaatcaaatgatCCAAAGCGAGAGAGCAACGAGAATTTGAAAAGAGGCAATCATACGTACATCTCTGAATTGGAAGAGACCGAGTTCGCCAAGGTAAGAGATGGATCGATGAGCTGCTTCGATTGGAATGATCAATTGAACCAGTTGCATAGGCTCCGATCGCAGCAGATCCATCGCGGGAAGGCAATAACGTTCATTTTCCATTGGAGTTCCAAAAATGCACCAAGCACAGAATGAATGATGCTATATGCTCTTGTTGCTTTTTTGAGAAAGTGTTTGTTTTCAATCACCGCACTAAATCAAATCTTTGCCGCTATTTCTATCCCGCGGTTTACAATGCTTCCTTTTCGTCCCCACACTCACCCGCGCAATTACATTCATAAATAATACTTCGAGTTTTACATTTTGTACCAAAATATGGAATGTTTTATGAATATAACAATCTTGAATTGTAAACGTCAAAATTATATCCATCTTccatcgttttttttttaaggaatcTCTTTATACAGGCCCAAACGATGCATTTAGTTGGTTAAAGACTTTATTTAGTCTTGTGGTATATATTATGGTATATTGACTATATTCatgtatataattttttatttctttcttcctcaTTGACTTAAATTATCACAAAAATATACATATTGGAAGTTACAATTTGAAATGAGACTTCTATTATTGTTTCTCATTCTGAATCTGCTAATCTTCAACTTTAGCCCTTCTTTCTAGTCTACAAAACTCAGGCGCCAATTTGATGTAAACATTGTCAAACAATTCCAATGGGGCTATGATTCCAAGACCTCAAAAATTAGTTTCCTCCTCTTTTCCTTCTTGTTTTTCCGTTCTCTCCTTCAATGGGCTGTTCATGGAAATAACTAGTTTCTCAGTCCTAGGCTCTGCCACCATTCCCTTGGATGTCATCTCCCTGAAATAACGCATAGCATCCTTCATCTTTCCATTTTCATAGTGCCCGTGAATCATGATCGTGTATGATCGTCGATCTGGTCCACAACCATTCCTTTCCATTTCATCCCATGTTTTTCTTAAACCGTCCTGATTATCCCATTTCATATACAACCTTAATACCAAATTGTAAATATCATCACTCAGGCTGCACCCGTTCCTCTCCATCCTCTCCAAAACCCCAGGAACTTCCTCTGGTCCCTTCAAGGAATTGAGCAGGCAACTGTAAGTAACAGCATTAGGCATGCAACTCCCCTTCTTCCTTTCCATGTCCTCCACCAATTCATAGACCTTCTCCATTCGCCGTATCTTGCAGAGGTGCTTGATTAACGAATTGTAAGTAGCCACATTGGGTTCACAACCTCGCTCCTTCATGTCCTGAAAAACCTCCAAGGCCTCGGGAACCCTCTTCTTGAAACAAAGAGCATCAATAATGCAGTTGCATATCACAACATCGGGTTTGCAATTGCAACCCTCATTCCACATCCCGCGAAACAGCTTAAGAGCGGTGCCCAGTTTCCCTTTCTTGGTCAATGCCTTTATGAACGTTGCGTAGGTGAAAAGATCAGGTCTGCATTTGGATGCCATGATATCCTTCCAAACCCTCTTCGCCTCATGAGCGTTCCCCAAAACACACCAACCATTGAGAATCACGTTCCAAGTCTTGATATCACGGTGGAGCTGAAACTCGCGCGCCTTGCTGTGAAACAATGTTTCTGCATCTTCTACATGCTTGTACCTGCACAGCCACATTAAGAGGGTGCGGAAAGCATCCAAGTCAAGGTCCAAGCCAAACTGTTCCCTTGTGTAGAACATGCTGATTGCTTCCTCCACCTTGTGAGCAGCCGCAAACCTGCGAAGCAAAGTGGAAAATGTGTCTTCATTGACTAGTCCCTCTCTGTGCGACATTTCATCGAACACTTGGTGCAGTTCCTCGAAGCGGCTCATCTTGCCGAGGATGTCGAGAATCTCGTTGCAAACGCGGGAAGTGGGTGCGTAGCTATCTGCTTTGGAGGCCCAGTTGAAGAAGACGAGGGCGGGTTTCCAATCGGAACGGTGTCGTCGAAGCACGTCGAGGACGAGATCGTCGTTGAGGTCGAACCCGCAGAGGTCAAGAGCTCGCTCCACCTGGTCTGTGGGTTTGTCCCTTCGGAACTTGAGCAGGTTCTGGACGAACGCTCCGGCTCCGGCGGCATGCTCCGGCTGCGAATGGAGGAATCGCCGCGTGAACAGTGGTGGTGGTATTGATTTTACGGGATTTGGGTTCAGTGGGAACAGGGTTTCTAATATCCGTGTGGTCCTTCTCGCTCCAAGGTGATAAGCCATGTTGCTGTTTCATTCATGGATTTGTTACAAACAGTTTCATAGATCTCTGAGCTTTGTTCTGTGCCCATTGATAATTTAAGGCAGAACAATATTttcaaggcttaattgcacttttggtcccccaactttggccttcctgtgaaaatcgtcctcaaacttcaaaattagcaaaaaacgaccctgaagtttacacccggttgcaaaattggtcttCCGTTAAATTCCGTCTAAAATTTAACTGAAAATGATGACATGgcatttctaaattaattttaagtgaaaaataataattttttaatcaaataacaTTTAGTCAGTTGCATTTTTAGTCCCCCACTCTATAATCACCACTCCTCTTCCCTCCTCATTCCTCactttctccatcttcatcaatacaaacccagaaa
This is a stretch of genomic DNA from Lotus japonicus ecotype B-129 chromosome 1, LjGifu_v1.2. It encodes these proteins:
- the LOC130727783 gene encoding putative pentatricopeptide repeat-containing protein At3g15200 — its product is MAYHLGARRTTRILETLFPLNPNPVKSIPPPLFTRRFLHSQPEHAAGAGAFVQNLLKFRRDKPTDQVERALDLCGFDLNDDLVLDVLRRHRSDWKPALVFFNWASKADSYAPTSRVCNEILDILGKMSRFEELHQVFDEMSHREGLVNEDTFSTLLRRFAAAHKVEEAISMFYTREQFGLDLDLDAFRTLLMWLCRYKHVEDAETLFHSKAREFQLHRDIKTWNVILNGWCVLGNAHEAKRVWKDIMASKCRPDLFTYATFIKALTKKGKLGTALKLFRGMWNEGCNCKPDVVICNCIIDALCFKKRVPEALEVFQDMKERGCEPNVATYNSLIKHLCKIRRMEKVYELVEDMERKKGSCMPNAVTYSCLLNSLKGPEEVPGVLERMERNGCSLSDDIYNLVLRLYMKWDNQDGLRKTWDEMERNGCGPDRRSYTIMIHGHYENGKMKDAMRYFREMTSKGMVAEPRTEKLVISMNSPLKERTEKQEGKEEETNF